One window of Quercus robur chromosome 5, dhQueRobu3.1, whole genome shotgun sequence genomic DNA carries:
- the LOC126726398 gene encoding PLASMODESMATA CALLOSE-BINDING PROTEIN 3-like encodes MGACILRCFTFFSFCLFLSSGSSVAKKPPSEAIQQNRLLRNQENRMLFSSSVSITQLDTVPIVNPTTPGTTPTPIVNPFSPPTPTTTEPTIPPPTPTTTTPTSPFTTTPPTTTTPTTPITTTPPTTTTPTTPTTTTPSSSGGSWCIANPSASETALQVALDYACGYGGADCSAIQQGGSCYNPNTLRDHASYAFNSYYQKNPAPTSCVFGGAAQLSSTDPSTGSCHFGSTASNSTTPSMSSPTMPTPPSTLTPPAPTTPTMGIPSVPMIDGSPTGSPNSASSVSYSAMALFTTAFLGALAANYL; translated from the exons ATGGGTGCTTGCATTCTTCGGTGTTtcactttcttttccttctgTCTTTTCCTCAGTTCAG GTTCAAGTGTTGCAAAGAAACCTCCTTCAGAAGCAATCCAGCAAAACAGATTATTGCGCAATCAAGAAAATAGAATGCTTTTCTCATCTTCAGTGTCCATTACACAACTGGATACAGTTCCCATTGTCAATCCAACAACTCCAGGCACAACTCCTACTCCCATTGTAAATCCTTTTTCCCCACCAACACCAACCACGACAGAGCCAACCATACCTCCGCCAACCCCAACCACCACAACTCCGACATCCCCATTCACAACCACTCCCCCAACCACCACAACTCCGACAACCCCAATCACAACTACTCCCCCAACCACAACAACTCCGACAACCCCAACCACAACAACTCCATCATCATCAGGCGGTTCTTGGTGTATTGCAAACCCATCTGCTTCAGAAACAGCTTTACAGGTGGCTCTTGATTATGCTTGTGGCTATGGAGGTGCAGACTGTTCTGCAATTCAACAAGGAGGAAGTTGCTACAACCCAAACACCTTGCGAGACCACGCCTCTTATGCCTTCAATAGCTACTACCAGAAAAATCCAGCACCTACTAGCTGTGTATTTGGAGGAGCAGCACAACTTTCCTCCACTGACCCAA GTACCGGAAGCTGTCACTTTGGATCAACTGCATCAAACTCAACAACACCCAG CATGAGCTCACCGACTATGCCGACCCCCCCATCGACCCTAACCCCACCGGCCCCAACCACACCGACAATGGGTATACCCAGTGTACCAATGATAGATGGTTCACCAACAGGAAGCCCCAACTCAGCCAGCTCAGTCTCCTACAGTGCAATGGCGCTCTTCACCACAGCTTTCTTGGGGGCACTTGCGGCAAATTATCTTTAA
- the LOC126726394 gene encoding protein MEI2-like 5 isoform X2, giving the protein MKQFPNHSSSDAGNGAWGVISGSDSYHASSDASLFSSSLPVLPHEKLNLNETEHGCQSIGDDSLEDPETHAIGSFLPDDEDELLAGIMDDFDLSGLPGSLEDLEDYDLFGSGGGMELETDLQENLSMGMSKINLSDGVGNGMPPYAVPNGVGAVAGEHPYGEHPSRTLFVRNINSNVEDSELKTLFEQYGDIRTLYTACKHRGFVMISYYDIRAARTAMRGLQNKPLRRRKLDIHFSIPKDNPSDKDINQGTLVVFNLDPSVSNEDLRQIFGAYGEVKEIRETPHKRHHKFIEFYDVRAAEAALKSLNRSDIAGKRIKLEPSRPGGARRNLMLQLNQELEQDESRSFRPPVGSPIASSPPGNWAQYNSPIEHSSMQTISKSPGFRTMSPTTSNNLPGLASILHPQLSNSVKVAPIGKDQGRGGHVDHMFTNTNAAHGAALQQSNSFPEPNLSQYHQTISSFGPSTSNGSGIETLSGQQFLWGSPNLYSEHTNSSAWPRPSVGHPYTSNGKGHAFPFSGRHGSLLGSSQPLHHHHVGSAPSGVPFERHFGFFPESPETSFVNPVAYGGMGLGPNDGNFMVNMGARAAINPGINIPGSMSENGSSSFRIRSSPRLSPVFLGNGPYPGLPPTSMEGMTERGRNRRVENSGNQVDSKKQFQLDLDKIKNGEDTRTTLMIKNIPNKYTSKMLLAAIDENHRGTYDFLYLPIDFKNKCNVGYAFINMLSPSHIIPFFEAFNGKKWEKFNSEKVASLAYARIQGKAALVTHFQNSSLMNEDKRCRPILFHSEGSEAGDQIIQEHLPSSSLNIQVLTPNESHLVDSSGSPTKVGPGEGPENC; this is encoded by the exons ATGAAGCAGTTTCCAAACCATTCATCTTCAg ATGCAGGCAATGGTGCGTGGGGGGTCATATCTGGATCTGATTCCTACCATGCCTCTAGTGATGCTAGCCTTTTTTCAAGCTCATTGCCTGTTCTTCCTCATGAAAAAT TGAACTTGAATGAAACAGAGCATGGATGTCAATCTATTGGTGATGATTCACTTGAAGATCCTGAAACTCATGCAATTGGAAGCTTTCTTCCTGATGACGAGGATGAACTTTTAGCTGGCATAATGGATGATTTTGACCTAAGTGGGTTGCCTGGTTCACTGGAGGACTTGGAAGATTATGATCTTTTTGGTAGTGGAGGAGGTATGGAATTGGAAACTGATCTACAGGAGAACTTGAGCATGGGTATGTCAAAGATAAATTTATCTGATGGTGTTGGGAATGGGATGCCTCCCTATGCTGTTCCAAATGGCGTGGGAGCTGTTGCTGGAGAACACCCATATGGTGAACATCCTTCGAGAACATTATTTGTTCGGAATATTAATAGTAATGTTGAGGATTCAGAACTAAAAACTCTCTTTGAG CAATATGGTGATATCAGAACTCTGTATACTGCATGTAAACATAGGGGTTTTGTGATGATATCTTACTATGATATCCGCGCTGCTCGAACTGCTATGCGTGGATTACAAAACAAGCCATTGCGAAGGAGGAAACTTGACATCCACTTCTCAATTCCAAAG GATAATCCATCAGACAAGGATATTAATCAAGGAACCCTGGTAGTTTTTAATTTGGATCCATCAGTTTCAAATGAAGATCTCCGTCAAATATTTGGGGCTTATGGCGAGGTCAAAGAG ATAAGGGAAACACCACACAAGAGGCATCATAAGTTTATTGAATTTTATGATGTTAGGGCCGCAGAAGCAGCACTTAAGTCATTAAATAGAAGTGATATAGCTGGTAAACGCATAAAGCTTGAACCTAGTCGCCCTGGTGGAGCTCGTCGAAA CTTGATGTTGCAACTGAATCAAGAGCTTGAACAAGATGAATCTCGGAGTTTTCGACCTCCAGTGGGTTCACCAATTGCCAGCTCTCCACCAG GTAACTGGGCACAGTATAACAGCCCTATTGAACATAGTTCTATGCAAACTATCAGTAAATCCCCTGGTTTCAGGACCATGAGTCCAACCACTAGCAACAATTTGCCCGGATTGGCTTCAATTCTTCATCCTCAACTATCAAACTCTGTGAAGGTTGCTCCTATTGGCAAGGACCAAGGAAGGGGTGGTCATGTGGACCATATGTTTACCAATACAAATGCAGCACATGGAGCTGCCTTGCAACAGTCAAATTCATTTCCAGAGCCCAATTTGAGCCAATACCATCAAACAATATCCTCTTTTGGCCCTTCTACTTCAAATGGATCTGGCATTGAAACATTATCTGGACAGCAGTTTCTTTGGGGAAGTCCAAATCTGTACTCAGAGCACACCAATTCTTCGGCTTGGCCAAGACCATCTGTGGGACATCCATATACATCTAATGGAAAGGGCCATGCCTTTCCATTCTCGGGTCGGCATGGCTCTTTGCTTGGCTCGTCCCAGCCACTTCACCATCATCATGTTGGATCTGCTCCTTCTGGTGTTCCGTTTGAGAGGCACTTCGGTTTCTTCCCAGAGTCACCAGAAACTTCATTTGTGAATCCTGTAGCTTATGGAGGCATGGGCTTGGGTCCTAATGATGGAAATTTTATGGTAAATATGGGTGCTCGTGCTGCAATTAACCCTGGCATTAATATACCTGGGAGCATGTCTGAAAATGGTTCATCAAGTTTCAGGATACGGTCCTCGCCAAGGCTTAGCCCTGTATTTTTAGGTAATGGTCCTTACCCTGGACTGCCACCTACCAGCATGGAGGGCATGACTGAGCGAGGGCGGAACAGAAGGGTTGAAAATAGTGGGAACCAGGTTGATAGCAAGAAACAGTTTCAGCTTGACTTAGATAAGATTAAAAATGGGGAAGATACTCGGACTactttaatgataaaaaatatccCAAATAA ATACACCTCAAAAATGTTATTAGCTGCTATTGATGAAAACCACAGGGGTACTTATGATTTTCTCTATCTACCAATTGATTTCAAG AATAAATGCAATGTGGGCTACGCATTTATCAATATGCTGTCTCCTTCTCACATTATTCCATTCTTtgag GCGTTTAACGGAAAGAAGTGGGAGAAGTTTAATAGTGAGAAAGTTGCTTCCTTGGCATATGCTCGAATCCAGGGTAAGGCTGCCCTTGTGACCCATTTCCAGAATTCAAGCTTGATGAATGAAGACAAGCGATGCCGTCCAATTCTCTTTCACTCAGAGGGTTCAGAGGCTGGTGATCAG ATCATTCAAGAACATCTTCCCTCCAGCAGTTTGAACATCCAGGTCCTTACCCCAAATGAGTCACACTTGGTTGATTCTTCAGGAAGCCCGACAAAGGTTGGCCCTGGTGAGGGGCCTGAGAATTGTTAA
- the LOC126726399 gene encoding cold-regulated 413 inner membrane protein 1, chloroplastic isoform X2, which yields MVPLSLSSPPFTTFPLNYNYNNKNKNNKAFLFINGAQSSTSLAAYYNPLSLRLSSVGMAMKKKQKKTGFGTVCYASPITTRNLQFISTVSSLGEYGLWTAFLALLIRLFLFIPGELELPFLALILLIVAPYQVMDFRGTQQGAIVSLLIAGYLAFQHFSRAGSLQKSIEQGSIIATLAIVCTTAVSLLLLI from the exons atggtgcctctttctctctcctcaccgCCGTTCACAACTTTCCCTCTAAACTACAACTACaacaacaagaacaagaacaacaaggcCTTTCTCTTCATCAATGGCGCTCAAAGCTCTACCTCACTCGCCGCCTACTACAATCCCCTCAGCCTCAG ATTATCTTCGGTGGGAATGGCgatgaagaagaagcagaagaagacaGGATTTGGTACGGTTTGTTATGCTTCTCCTATCACTACTCGTAATCTGCAGTTTATCTCCACTGTTTCTTCCTT GGGTGAATATGGTTTGTGGACTGCATTCTTGGCACTTCTCATTcgtctcttcctcttcattccTG GTGAGCTTGAGCTGCCGTTTTTAGCATTAATACTGCTGATTGTGGCTCCCTATCAAGTTATGGACTTTCG GGGAACTCAGCAAGGTGCTATTGTTTCCTTGTTGATTGCGGGATATTTGGCTTTCCAGCATTTCTCAAGAGCAGGCAGCTTGCAGAAATCAATTGAGCAAGGTTCAATCATAGCTACCTTAGCCATCGTTTGCACCACTGCTGTGTCATTATTACTTTTGATCTGA
- the LOC126726399 gene encoding cold-regulated 413 inner membrane protein 1, chloroplastic isoform X1, translating to MVPLSLSSPPFTTFPLNYNYNNKNKNNKAFLFINGAQSSTSLAAYYNPLSLRLSSVGMAMKKKQKKTGFGTVCYASPITTRNLQFISTVSSLVLIFAKGTAIQKSFLVPLFALQAPVAVVSWIKGEYGLWTAFLALLIRLFLFIPGELELPFLALILLIVAPYQVMDFRGTQQGAIVSLLIAGYLAFQHFSRAGSLQKSIEQGSIIATLAIVCTTAVSLLLLI from the exons atggtgcctctttctctctcctcaccgCCGTTCACAACTTTCCCTCTAAACTACAACTACaacaacaagaacaagaacaacaaggcCTTTCTCTTCATCAATGGCGCTCAAAGCTCTACCTCACTCGCCGCCTACTACAATCCCCTCAGCCTCAG ATTATCTTCGGTGGGAATGGCgatgaagaagaagcagaagaagacaGGATTTGGTACGGTTTGTTATGCTTCTCCTATCACTACTCGTAATCTGCAGTTTATCTCCACTGTTTCTTCCTT GGTGTTAATTTTTGCCAAGGGAACTGCCATTCAGAAATCCTTTCTTGTTCCCTTGTTTGCTCTACAAGCTCCAGTAGCTGTCGTCTCATGGATTAA GGGTGAATATGGTTTGTGGACTGCATTCTTGGCACTTCTCATTcgtctcttcctcttcattccTG GTGAGCTTGAGCTGCCGTTTTTAGCATTAATACTGCTGATTGTGGCTCCCTATCAAGTTATGGACTTTCG GGGAACTCAGCAAGGTGCTATTGTTTCCTTGTTGATTGCGGGATATTTGGCTTTCCAGCATTTCTCAAGAGCAGGCAGCTTGCAGAAATCAATTGAGCAAGGTTCAATCATAGCTACCTTAGCCATCGTTTGCACCACTGCTGTGTCATTATTACTTTTGATCTGA
- the LOC126726395 gene encoding uncharacterized protein LOC126726395 has protein sequence MMQRASSALCSSNPLPSLPTSIPTRHLIGAPFHNRTTRPYHVQLPFKHQQNFRLAIPAPRTTTTQETLETSKTESGFVEIGYISNVHGLEGEIRVKTSTGFPELRFSKPGIRWLKQRVSSDETVREVELVEGRGHTGQKSWILKLRGIDTVDQAKQLVGSTLLVREEDRPELDEGEFYTPDLVGMRVVLKETGESVGTVVNVYNSGASDLLHVKLDSSVKLLPKTGELKTTETRVSDHLIWVPFVEAIVPYVDINRREMQITPPKGLLELNLRLDERSKKERRQLEWKERKKFQRHLITAKKKLCEMEQQHVFHGFRFGEKAQRSLLADQIVGVNSNLLQLALQNIEIPSKRWNVTELFRATEAKLTSTLKISEECLTSCASKEKPGTNSTFREKGLHLLSKGKSAIVLVVNESERQGWGYDPDLVDFESFETSPSSLIQTLLSDDQRFVKIEDRASMPLILVCSAHGIQTLKKLFLENDYFAFDSQKVWFLEEEMLPVVSSSLEEQKKHKILMKSPWEILQSPVGSGGVISLLSSHNIPDNLSEIGVEYVEICSISQRGIGANPLLLGFVNSREADIGIQISKDVENFEGNFDMIFSMNFIKKLMKWINKLQFFVLPKPNSHVELIDKEWVDVTPSSPNSFELCCTIYSSLNACSSEKVCIMEITE, from the exons atgatgcagAGAGCTTCTTCAGCTCTCTGTTCTTCAAACCCACTTCCCTCTTTACCGACCTCTATTCCGACCCGTCATCTCATCGGAGCTCCGTTCCATAATCGAACCACCCGTCCCTACCATGTTCAATTGCCCTTCAAACACCAGCAAAATTTCCGACTTGCCATCCCTGCACCACGCACCACTA CTACTCAAGAGACATTGGAAACCTCCAAGACTGAATCTGGATTTGTTGAAATTGGATATATATCTAATGTTCATGGACTTGAAGGAGAGATTCGTGTCAAAACCAGCACTGGTTTTCCTGAATTGCGATTCTCTAAG CCTGGGATAAGATGGTTGAAGCAAAGAGTTTCAAGTGATGAAACAGTTCGGGAAGTTGAGCTGGTAGAGGGAAGAGGACACACTGGTCAGAAGAGTTGGATACTTAAATTAAGAGGAATTGACACGGTGGACCAG GCTAAGCAGCTTGTTGGTTCTACTTTACTCGTGAGAGAAGAAGACAGGCCAGAATTGGATGAAGGCGAATTTTATACTCCTGATCTTGTTGGCATGAGAGTTGTTCTTAAG GAAACTGGTGAATCTGTGGGAACTGTTGTTAACGTTTACAACAGTGGGGCAAGTGATCTCCTACATGTTAAGCTTGATTCATCTGTCAAATTGCTGCCTAAAACCGGAGAGCTAAAGACAACAGAAACACGCGTTTCTGATCACCTAATCTGGGTACCATTTGTTGAAGCAATAGTTCCATATGTTGACATAAATAGAAGAGAAATGCAGATTACACCTCCCAAGGGACTTCTCGAGTTAAATTTACGTTTGGATGAGAGGTCCAAGAAAGAAAGGCGGCAGCTT GAATGGAAGGAAAGGAAAAAGTTCCAAAGGCACCTCATAAcagcaaaaaagaaattatgtgAAATGGAGCAACAACATGTATTTCATGGGTTTAGATTTGGGGAGAAAGCCCAAAGGAGCTTGCTTGCTGATCAGATTGTTGGTGTCAATTCCAATTTGCTGCAACTGGCATTACAAAATATTGAGATACCCTCTAAGAG ATGGAATGTAACTGAGTTGTTCAGAGCCACAGAAGCCAAGCTAACAAGTACTCTGAAAATATCAGAGGAATGCCTCACTTCTTGTGCAAGTAAAGAAAAGCCGGGTACGAATTCAACTTTTCGAGAAAAGGGACTCCATCTCCTGTCTAAAGGAAAATCAGCCATTGTTTTAGTTGTGAATGAAAGTGAAAGGCAAGGATGGGGCTATGACCCTGATCTGGTTGACTTTGAAAGCTTTGAGACTTCACCATCTTCCCTCATTCAGACATTGCTTAGTGATGATCAGAGATTTGTAAAG ATAGAAGACCGTGCATCTATGCCCTTGATTTTGGTTTGCTCAGCTCATGGAATCCAAACTCTAAAAAAGCTGTTCTTAGAGAACGATTACTTTGCGTTTGACTCACAAAAG GTCTGGTTTCTGGAAGAAGAGATGCTTCCGGTTGTTAGCAGTTCACTGGAAGAGCAGAAAAAgcataaaattttgatgaaatCTCCATGGGAAATACTCCAATCACCTGTTGGTTCTGGTGGAGTTATCAGCTTGCTTTCATCACACAACATTCCTGATAATCTTAGCGAAATTGGTGTGGAGTACGTTGAG ATATGCAGTATCAGTCAAAGAGGCATCGGTGCCAACCCACTTCTTCTTGGATTTGTTAATTCACGTGAAGCAGATATTGGTATCCAAATATCAAAAGATGTAGAAAATTTTGAGGGaaattttgacatgatattctCAATGAACTTTATAAAGAAGTTGATGAAATGGATCAATAAGCTCCAGTTCTTTGTACTCCCAAAGCCAAATTCACATGTTGAGTTGATTGACAAAGAGTGGGTTGATGTTACACCCTCATCCCCCAACTCATTTGAGCTTTGTTGTACAATTTACAGTTCCTTGAATGCCTGTTCTTCTGAAAAGGTTTGTATAATGGAGATCACAGAGTAA
- the LOC126726394 gene encoding protein MEI2-like 5 isoform X1 yields MKQFPNHSSSGLTKIPPINVPKDAGNGAWGVISGSDSYHASSDASLFSSSLPVLPHEKLNLNETEHGCQSIGDDSLEDPETHAIGSFLPDDEDELLAGIMDDFDLSGLPGSLEDLEDYDLFGSGGGMELETDLQENLSMGMSKINLSDGVGNGMPPYAVPNGVGAVAGEHPYGEHPSRTLFVRNINSNVEDSELKTLFEQYGDIRTLYTACKHRGFVMISYYDIRAARTAMRGLQNKPLRRRKLDIHFSIPKDNPSDKDINQGTLVVFNLDPSVSNEDLRQIFGAYGEVKEIRETPHKRHHKFIEFYDVRAAEAALKSLNRSDIAGKRIKLEPSRPGGARRNLMLQLNQELEQDESRSFRPPVGSPIASSPPGNWAQYNSPIEHSSMQTISKSPGFRTMSPTTSNNLPGLASILHPQLSNSVKVAPIGKDQGRGGHVDHMFTNTNAAHGAALQQSNSFPEPNLSQYHQTISSFGPSTSNGSGIETLSGQQFLWGSPNLYSEHTNSSAWPRPSVGHPYTSNGKGHAFPFSGRHGSLLGSSQPLHHHHVGSAPSGVPFERHFGFFPESPETSFVNPVAYGGMGLGPNDGNFMVNMGARAAINPGINIPGSMSENGSSSFRIRSSPRLSPVFLGNGPYPGLPPTSMEGMTERGRNRRVENSGNQVDSKKQFQLDLDKIKNGEDTRTTLMIKNIPNKYTSKMLLAAIDENHRGTYDFLYLPIDFKNKCNVGYAFINMLSPSHIIPFFEAFNGKKWEKFNSEKVASLAYARIQGKAALVTHFQNSSLMNEDKRCRPILFHSEGSEAGDQIIQEHLPSSSLNIQVLTPNESHLVDSSGSPTKVGPGEGPENC; encoded by the exons ATGAAGCAGTTTCCAAACCATTCATCTTCAg GTCTTACTAAGATTCCACCAATAAATGTTCCTAAAGATGCAGGCAATGGTGCGTGGGGGGTCATATCTGGATCTGATTCCTACCATGCCTCTAGTGATGCTAGCCTTTTTTCAAGCTCATTGCCTGTTCTTCCTCATGAAAAAT TGAACTTGAATGAAACAGAGCATGGATGTCAATCTATTGGTGATGATTCACTTGAAGATCCTGAAACTCATGCAATTGGAAGCTTTCTTCCTGATGACGAGGATGAACTTTTAGCTGGCATAATGGATGATTTTGACCTAAGTGGGTTGCCTGGTTCACTGGAGGACTTGGAAGATTATGATCTTTTTGGTAGTGGAGGAGGTATGGAATTGGAAACTGATCTACAGGAGAACTTGAGCATGGGTATGTCAAAGATAAATTTATCTGATGGTGTTGGGAATGGGATGCCTCCCTATGCTGTTCCAAATGGCGTGGGAGCTGTTGCTGGAGAACACCCATATGGTGAACATCCTTCGAGAACATTATTTGTTCGGAATATTAATAGTAATGTTGAGGATTCAGAACTAAAAACTCTCTTTGAG CAATATGGTGATATCAGAACTCTGTATACTGCATGTAAACATAGGGGTTTTGTGATGATATCTTACTATGATATCCGCGCTGCTCGAACTGCTATGCGTGGATTACAAAACAAGCCATTGCGAAGGAGGAAACTTGACATCCACTTCTCAATTCCAAAG GATAATCCATCAGACAAGGATATTAATCAAGGAACCCTGGTAGTTTTTAATTTGGATCCATCAGTTTCAAATGAAGATCTCCGTCAAATATTTGGGGCTTATGGCGAGGTCAAAGAG ATAAGGGAAACACCACACAAGAGGCATCATAAGTTTATTGAATTTTATGATGTTAGGGCCGCAGAAGCAGCACTTAAGTCATTAAATAGAAGTGATATAGCTGGTAAACGCATAAAGCTTGAACCTAGTCGCCCTGGTGGAGCTCGTCGAAA CTTGATGTTGCAACTGAATCAAGAGCTTGAACAAGATGAATCTCGGAGTTTTCGACCTCCAGTGGGTTCACCAATTGCCAGCTCTCCACCAG GTAACTGGGCACAGTATAACAGCCCTATTGAACATAGTTCTATGCAAACTATCAGTAAATCCCCTGGTTTCAGGACCATGAGTCCAACCACTAGCAACAATTTGCCCGGATTGGCTTCAATTCTTCATCCTCAACTATCAAACTCTGTGAAGGTTGCTCCTATTGGCAAGGACCAAGGAAGGGGTGGTCATGTGGACCATATGTTTACCAATACAAATGCAGCACATGGAGCTGCCTTGCAACAGTCAAATTCATTTCCAGAGCCCAATTTGAGCCAATACCATCAAACAATATCCTCTTTTGGCCCTTCTACTTCAAATGGATCTGGCATTGAAACATTATCTGGACAGCAGTTTCTTTGGGGAAGTCCAAATCTGTACTCAGAGCACACCAATTCTTCGGCTTGGCCAAGACCATCTGTGGGACATCCATATACATCTAATGGAAAGGGCCATGCCTTTCCATTCTCGGGTCGGCATGGCTCTTTGCTTGGCTCGTCCCAGCCACTTCACCATCATCATGTTGGATCTGCTCCTTCTGGTGTTCCGTTTGAGAGGCACTTCGGTTTCTTCCCAGAGTCACCAGAAACTTCATTTGTGAATCCTGTAGCTTATGGAGGCATGGGCTTGGGTCCTAATGATGGAAATTTTATGGTAAATATGGGTGCTCGTGCTGCAATTAACCCTGGCATTAATATACCTGGGAGCATGTCTGAAAATGGTTCATCAAGTTTCAGGATACGGTCCTCGCCAAGGCTTAGCCCTGTATTTTTAGGTAATGGTCCTTACCCTGGACTGCCACCTACCAGCATGGAGGGCATGACTGAGCGAGGGCGGAACAGAAGGGTTGAAAATAGTGGGAACCAGGTTGATAGCAAGAAACAGTTTCAGCTTGACTTAGATAAGATTAAAAATGGGGAAGATACTCGGACTactttaatgataaaaaatatccCAAATAA ATACACCTCAAAAATGTTATTAGCTGCTATTGATGAAAACCACAGGGGTACTTATGATTTTCTCTATCTACCAATTGATTTCAAG AATAAATGCAATGTGGGCTACGCATTTATCAATATGCTGTCTCCTTCTCACATTATTCCATTCTTtgag GCGTTTAACGGAAAGAAGTGGGAGAAGTTTAATAGTGAGAAAGTTGCTTCCTTGGCATATGCTCGAATCCAGGGTAAGGCTGCCCTTGTGACCCATTTCCAGAATTCAAGCTTGATGAATGAAGACAAGCGATGCCGTCCAATTCTCTTTCACTCAGAGGGTTCAGAGGCTGGTGATCAG ATCATTCAAGAACATCTTCCCTCCAGCAGTTTGAACATCCAGGTCCTTACCCCAAATGAGTCACACTTGGTTGATTCTTCAGGAAGCCCGACAAAGGTTGGCCCTGGTGAGGGGCCTGAGAATTGTTAA